A genomic segment from Pistricoccus aurantiacus encodes:
- the rsfS gene encoding ribosome silencing factor, with protein sequence MHNDALKTLVIDALEELKAKDIATLDVSRLISVTDLMMVASGTSSRHVSALANNVVERAKQEGVMPLGVEGKNGADWVLVDLGNVVVHVMMPETRQLYDLERLWSDLPSDLDEMQRSGSQG encoded by the coding sequence ATGCATAACGATGCGCTCAAGACCCTAGTAATCGACGCCCTGGAAGAGCTCAAGGCCAAGGATATCGCCACCCTCGACGTCTCCCGTCTGATCAGCGTCACCGACCTGATGATGGTCGCCAGCGGAACTTCCAGCCGCCATGTGTCCGCTCTGGCCAACAACGTGGTAGAGCGAGCCAAGCAGGAAGGCGTCATGCCCCTGGGGGTCGAGGGCAAGAACGGCGCGGACTGGGTGCTGGTGGACCTGGGCAACGTGGTGGTTCACGTCATGATGCCGGAAACCCGCCAGCTTTATGATCTGGAGCGGCTTTGGTCGGATCTGCCCAGTGATCTGGACGAAATGCAGCGCAGCGGCAGCCAGGGGTGA
- a CDS encoding glutamate-5-semialdehyde dehydrogenase → MQLMGQEARHAATLLRRQDTATKNAALQAIARHLEASRQDLLDANRADLQRGEEVGLEAALLDRLALDDSRIDAMIEGLSQVAGLPDPVGEIDGLRSRPSGIQVGQMRVPLGVIGIIYESRPNVTVEAASLCLKSGNACILRGGSEARDSNAAIAACIQGGLSEAGLPPATVQVVATTDREAVGHLIRMEEFVDVIIPRGGKSLIERISREARVPVIKHLDGVCHVYVDATADLDKALAIAVNAKTQRYGTCNTMETLLLDAPIAEVLLPALAEAYAEHEVELRGCEQTCHILGDIVSAGESDWGAEYLAPVLAIKVVDGMNEAIAHIERFGSHHTDAIVTENYTLARRFLAEVDSSSVMVNASTRFADGFEYGLGAEIGISTDKLHARGPVGLEGLTTRKYVVLGDGQIRG, encoded by the coding sequence ATGCAACTAATGGGTCAGGAGGCGCGTCACGCAGCCACCTTGCTACGGCGCCAGGACACTGCCACCAAGAATGCCGCCTTGCAAGCCATCGCCCGTCATCTGGAAGCTTCGCGTCAAGACCTGCTGGACGCCAACCGGGCGGATCTCCAGCGTGGCGAAGAAGTCGGGCTCGAAGCGGCGCTGCTAGATCGCCTGGCCCTCGACGACTCGCGGATCGACGCCATGATCGAAGGCCTCTCCCAGGTCGCCGGGCTGCCGGATCCGGTGGGCGAGATCGACGGCCTTCGCTCCCGCCCCAGCGGCATTCAGGTCGGACAGATGCGAGTGCCTCTGGGGGTGATCGGTATCATCTACGAGTCCCGGCCCAATGTCACCGTGGAAGCCGCCAGCCTGTGCCTGAAATCCGGCAACGCTTGCATCTTGCGCGGCGGCTCCGAAGCCCGCGACAGCAACGCGGCGATCGCCGCCTGTATTCAGGGGGGGCTGAGCGAGGCCGGTCTACCCCCGGCGACGGTCCAGGTGGTGGCAACCACGGATCGAGAGGCGGTGGGTCACCTGATTCGCATGGAAGAATTCGTCGACGTGATCATTCCTCGGGGAGGGAAGTCGCTGATCGAGCGGATCTCCCGGGAGGCACGGGTGCCGGTCATCAAGCACCTTGACGGTGTCTGCCATGTCTACGTGGACGCCACGGCGGACCTCGACAAGGCGCTGGCCATCGCCGTCAACGCCAAGACCCAGCGCTACGGTACCTGCAATACCATGGAAACCCTGCTGCTGGATGCGCCGATCGCCGAAGTACTGCTCCCGGCCCTGGCGGAAGCCTATGCGGAACACGAGGTGGAGCTGCGCGGCTGCGAACAGACCTGTCATATCCTGGGCGATATCGTCAGCGCGGGCGAGTCGGACTGGGGCGCGGAATATCTGGCGCCGGTGCTGGCCATAAAAGTGGTGGACGGCATGAATGAAGCGATCGCGCATATCGAGCGCTTCGGTTCCCACCACACGGATGCCATCGTCACCGAAAATTACACCCTGGCCCGACGCTTCCTGGCGGAGGTGGATTCGAGCTCGGTGATGGTCAACGCCTCCACGCGCTTCGCCGACGGCTTCGAGTACGGGCTGGGGGCCGAGATCGGCATCTCCACGGACAAGCTGCACGCCCGGGGGCCGGTCGGTCTGGAAGGGTTGACTACCCGCAAGTACGTGGTGTTGGGAGACGGGCAGATCCGTGGCTGA
- a CDS encoding GGDEF domain-containing protein, which translates to MIERNAPWPNRLIALVYVFGILVMGGYALWHYLMGDYGRILLPAVLTLLMAGAVVLRLSNHHARYLSSYLALFSCYLLCAVELARLPGDPGLWSGLPPVLAILMLPLVPALLLNVLLAPVWLVLLGLELPDLDSLLTYAALVITGALAPWEKYRQRALDILTSPMDQECSALSTTAIVEQLHGEHQRAQLMGRPLSVLVIHLPQLKMAQEQFGVQLRGSLLECFCQVVRQVGRTQDRLGRTQASLFWLILPGTPAKGAEHLQYRLLDALNGMILVDTVAITANAGICTLRAGETSTSFETRLRIKEQHLLEART; encoded by the coding sequence GTGATCGAACGCAACGCGCCCTGGCCGAACCGGCTCATCGCCCTGGTCTATGTCTTCGGCATCCTGGTCATGGGCGGATATGCGCTATGGCACTATTTGATGGGGGACTACGGGCGCATCCTGCTGCCGGCGGTACTGACACTGCTGATGGCCGGTGCGGTGGTGCTGCGCCTGAGCAATCATCACGCCCGCTACCTGTCGAGCTACCTCGCGCTGTTCAGCTGCTATCTGCTTTGTGCCGTGGAACTGGCTCGCCTGCCCGGCGACCCGGGCTTGTGGAGCGGCCTTCCGCCGGTGCTGGCAATCCTGATGCTGCCGCTGGTGCCCGCGCTACTGTTGAACGTGCTGCTGGCCCCGGTATGGCTGGTGCTGCTGGGTCTGGAGCTCCCCGATCTCGATTCCCTGCTGACCTACGCGGCGCTGGTGATCACCGGCGCCCTGGCACCTTGGGAAAAGTATCGTCAGCGGGCGCTGGATATCCTGACCTCGCCCATGGACCAGGAGTGCAGCGCCTTAAGCACTACCGCCATCGTCGAGCAATTGCACGGTGAGCATCAGCGCGCTCAGTTGATGGGGCGGCCCCTCAGCGTGCTGGTCATCCATCTTCCCCAGCTGAAGATGGCCCAGGAGCAGTTCGGCGTTCAACTGCGTGGATCGTTGCTCGAGTGCTTCTGCCAGGTGGTCAGACAGGTAGGGCGAACCCAGGATCGTCTGGGGCGAACCCAGGCGTCCCTGTTCTGGCTGATTCTTCCCGGCACCCCGGCCAAGGGCGCCGAACACTTGCAGTACCGCCTGCTGGACGCGCTCAACGGAATGATCCTGGTGGATACCGTGGCCATCACCGCCAATGCAGGCATCTGTACCCTGCGCGCCGGCGAGACGTCGACGAGTTTCGAGACACGACTCAGGATCAAGGAGCAACATCTACTGGAGGCACGCACTTGA
- a CDS encoding bifunctional DedA family/phosphatase PAP2 family protein, with amino-acid sequence MEWFYAQAFSPGMLLALIAVVSLVESLALVGLAVPGVVLITALASLAGHQDIAAALILLAAFGGAVVGDGLSFALGSTQRQRIPDMWPFRRHPHWLESGIGFFERYGSLSIVFARFVGPVRPIVPLVAGMLYMPTWKFLWANVGSALLWAPTYVLPGYLLGRNWQRLVDIPPGAERWLSVLAICVVVLALGFSLLRHQLTRRGRLYRLTANLARRYPATRRLWIAMQAPRPSGEFPLASLSLLMLSLLALCLWTLLVLESNGPLAMDLQVKALFDQWQSPLLVTLGGYLAEAGDTLGVVALILPWLLWLLWARHLSAFLHLCAGLGGIAVANTLFKQLVGRARPDTPDYLTGSFSYPSAHSSTAIVLYGLAAAFIAQELPYRQRIWAYWIAIAICVPMALSRLMIGVHWTSDLIGGALLGLVVCGLVRVSYHRFAHRSLADAPWMALGVASLGLLTLRLALLPPV; translated from the coding sequence GTGGAATGGTTCTACGCCCAGGCGTTTTCTCCGGGAATGCTGCTTGCGCTGATTGCCGTCGTTTCTCTCGTGGAGAGTCTCGCTCTGGTCGGTCTGGCGGTGCCCGGCGTGGTGCTGATCACCGCCCTGGCTTCCCTGGCGGGCCATCAGGATATCGCCGCTGCCTTGATACTCTTGGCGGCCTTTGGGGGGGCGGTGGTCGGCGATGGATTGAGCTTTGCCCTGGGGAGCACCCAGCGCCAGCGCATCCCCGACATGTGGCCGTTTCGGCGTCATCCTCATTGGCTGGAGAGCGGCATCGGCTTCTTCGAACGCTATGGCAGCCTGTCCATCGTCTTCGCGCGTTTTGTCGGGCCGGTCAGACCGATCGTCCCCCTGGTGGCGGGCATGCTGTACATGCCCACCTGGAAATTCCTCTGGGCCAATGTCGGCTCCGCCCTGCTCTGGGCGCCCACCTATGTGCTGCCCGGCTATCTGCTGGGCCGCAACTGGCAGCGCCTGGTTGATATCCCCCCCGGCGCCGAGCGCTGGCTAAGCGTACTCGCGATTTGCGTGGTGGTGCTGGCGCTGGGCTTTTCCCTGCTGCGCCATCAGTTGACCCGGCGGGGTCGCCTGTATCGGCTGACCGCCAACCTCGCCCGCCGCTACCCTGCCACTCGCCGACTCTGGATAGCCATGCAAGCCCCCCGCCCCAGCGGGGAATTCCCCCTGGCCTCCCTGAGCCTGCTGATGCTTTCGCTGCTTGCGCTATGCCTGTGGACGCTGCTGGTGCTCGAATCCAACGGTCCTCTCGCCATGGACCTTCAGGTCAAGGCGCTCTTCGACCAGTGGCAGTCTCCCTTGCTGGTCACCCTGGGAGGCTACCTGGCGGAAGCCGGCGACACCCTGGGGGTGGTAGCGCTGATCCTGCCCTGGCTTCTGTGGCTGCTCTGGGCCCGGCATCTTTCCGCCTTTCTACACCTGTGCGCCGGGCTGGGGGGCATCGCCGTCGCCAACACCCTGTTCAAGCAACTGGTGGGCCGGGCGCGACCGGATACCCCGGACTATCTGACCGGCTCTTTTTCCTACCCAAGCGCTCACAGCTCCACCGCCATCGTGCTGTATGGCCTGGCGGCGGCGTTCATCGCTCAGGAGCTGCCCTATCGCCAGCGCATCTGGGCATACTGGATCGCCATCGCGATCTGCGTACCCATGGCCCTGTCGCGGCTGATGATCGGGGTGCACTGGACAAGTGACCTGATCGGCGGAGCCCTGCTGGGCCTGGTGGTCTGTGGCCTGGTGCGGGTCAGCTATCACCGCTTCGCCCATCGCTCCTTGGCGGACGCGCCCTGGATGGCCTTGGGAGTTGCCTCCCTCGGGCTGCTGACGCTGCGTCTTGCGCTGCTGCCACCGGTATGA
- the rodA gene encoding rod shape-determining protein RodA, which produces MAGRRSLWDRLSLDPWLMLMLLLLLAGGLVVLYSASGQRMATVIAQTSRLGVALAAMGIIAQLTPRTLMRWTPLVYGLTLAMLVAVEIMGDIGMGAQRWLVIPGLMRFQPSELMKLAMPMMVATYLARRHLPPSFADLGVCALIMAAPVILIARQPDLGTALLVACAGMFVVLLAGLTWRFILFLGVLIGGALPLLWFTMHNYQRQRVLTFLHPESDPLGAGWNIIQSTTALGSGGIWGKGWLQGTQSQLEFLPERHTDFIVAVLGEEFGLFGMLLVLCLYLLIVMRGLWLANQAQDSFGRLLAGSIILTFFIYVFVNVGMVSGILPVVGVPLPLVSYGGTSSVTLLAGFGILMAIYAHHRRRSSR; this is translated from the coding sequence ATGGCGGGGCGTCGCAGCCTGTGGGATCGCCTGTCCCTCGATCCTTGGCTGATGCTGATGCTTCTGCTGCTGCTGGCGGGCGGACTGGTCGTGCTGTACAGCGCCAGCGGCCAGCGCATGGCGACGGTGATCGCCCAGACCAGCCGGCTGGGCGTGGCGCTGGCGGCCATGGGCATCATTGCCCAGCTTACGCCTCGCACGCTGATGCGCTGGACGCCGCTGGTCTATGGGTTGACTCTGGCCATGCTGGTCGCCGTGGAAATCATGGGCGACATCGGCATGGGCGCTCAGCGCTGGCTGGTCATTCCTGGCCTCATGCGCTTTCAGCCCTCCGAGCTGATGAAGCTTGCCATGCCGATGATGGTGGCGACCTATCTGGCCCGGCGCCATCTGCCGCCGAGCTTCGCGGATCTGGGGGTATGCGCGCTGATCATGGCGGCGCCGGTGATCCTGATCGCCCGGCAGCCGGATCTGGGCACCGCGCTGCTGGTGGCTTGCGCCGGCATGTTCGTGGTACTGCTGGCGGGCCTGACCTGGCGTTTCATCCTGTTTCTCGGCGTGCTGATCGGCGGCGCGCTGCCGCTTCTTTGGTTCACCATGCACAACTACCAGCGCCAGCGGGTGTTGACGTTTCTGCATCCGGAGAGCGACCCGCTGGGCGCCGGCTGGAATATCATTCAGTCCACCACGGCGCTTGGCAGCGGCGGTATCTGGGGCAAGGGATGGCTGCAGGGCACCCAGTCCCAGCTGGAATTCCTGCCGGAGCGTCACACGGATTTCATCGTCGCGGTGCTGGGGGAGGAATTCGGTCTGTTCGGCATGCTGCTGGTGCTATGCCTGTATCTGTTGATCGTGATGCGCGGGCTGTGGCTCGCCAATCAGGCCCAGGACAGTTTCGGACGTCTGCTGGCGGGCAGTATCATCTTGACGTTCTTCATCTATGTTTTCGTCAATGTCGGCATGGTCAGCGGCATTCTGCCGGTGGTGGGAGTCCCCTTGCCCTTGGTCAGCTACGGCGGCACCTCCAGCGTGACCTTGCTGGCGGGTTTCGGTATTCTCATGGCCATTTACGCCCACCATCGGCGACGATCGTCGCGCTAG
- the rlmH gene encoding 23S rRNA (pseudouridine(1915)-N(3))-methyltransferase RlmH, whose protein sequence is MKIRLLAVGTRMPAWVEQGVEEYRKRLPRDFSLEIHEIALGSRGKHTDVTRAVAQEGARMRERLRDNEHRVALEVKGQPWSTERLAKEADLWRLEGRDVALLVGGPDGLDPVLTAGVDQCWSLSPLTLPHPLVRLILAEQLYRAWTLLVGHPYHR, encoded by the coding sequence GTGAAGATACGCCTTCTGGCGGTAGGCACACGCATGCCCGCCTGGGTCGAACAGGGCGTCGAGGAATACCGCAAACGCCTGCCTCGAGACTTTTCCCTGGAAATCCACGAGATCGCCCTGGGTAGCCGCGGCAAGCATACGGACGTGACCCGGGCGGTGGCGCAAGAGGGCGCGCGCATGCGCGAGCGACTGCGGGACAACGAGCATCGGGTTGCTCTGGAGGTCAAGGGCCAGCCCTGGAGCACCGAGCGGCTGGCGAAAGAAGCGGATCTCTGGCGTCTGGAAGGGCGCGATGTTGCCCTGCTGGTGGGGGGGCCGGACGGGCTGGACCCGGTGCTGACCGCCGGCGTGGATCAGTGCTGGTCGCTGTCTCCGTTGACCTTGCCACATCCCCTGGTTCGACTGATCCTGGCTGAGCAGCTGTATCGTGCCTGGACCCTGCTGGTCGGCCATCCTTATCATCGCTGA
- a CDS encoding flavin prenyltransferase UbiX — protein sequence MAESTTFLAPITVAITGASGAQYGLRLIDALIAANHEVWVMISKAAQMVIATETDHKLPAQPERLAEALETLARARPGQIRCFAREDWMAPVASGSGASSAMVICPCSTGTLSAVACGASNNLIERAADVALKERRKLVLVPRETPLSAIHLEHMLKLTQLGAVVLPAAPGFYHRPVSVEALVDFIVARILNQLGIEHRLVPPWGE from the coding sequence ATGGCTGAATCCACGACTTTCCTGGCGCCGATCACCGTGGCCATCACCGGCGCCTCCGGCGCTCAGTACGGCCTGCGGCTGATCGATGCCCTGATCGCTGCGAATCACGAGGTCTGGGTGATGATCTCGAAAGCGGCGCAGATGGTCATCGCCACGGAAACCGATCACAAGCTCCCGGCCCAGCCGGAACGTCTCGCCGAGGCGCTGGAAACGCTTGCCCGGGCTCGACCCGGCCAGATTCGCTGCTTCGCTCGGGAAGACTGGATGGCCCCGGTGGCTTCGGGCTCGGGGGCGTCGAGCGCCATGGTCATCTGTCCCTGTTCCACCGGCACCCTGTCCGCGGTGGCCTGCGGCGCCAGCAACAACCTGATCGAGCGGGCCGCGGACGTCGCCCTGAAGGAGCGTCGCAAACTCGTGCTGGTGCCCCGGGAAACGCCCCTGTCGGCGATTCATCTCGAACACATGCTCAAGCTGACTCAGCTGGGCGCGGTGGTTCTGCCCGCGGCCCCGGGCTTCTACCATCGGCCTGTCAGCGTCGAAGCGCTGGTCGATTTCATCGTGGCGCGTATCCTCAACCAGCTGGGCATCGAGCATCGGCTGGTGCCACCCTGGGGAGAGTAG
- the nadD gene encoding nicotinate-nucleotide adenylyltransferase: MFGGTFDPVHHGHLRSAVELSEALGLDRLHMIPAHVPPHREAPGVSSDQRLSMLRLGVEGAPGLVADDRELRREGPSYSVDTLASLREEYGPRARLIMMLGHDAFLSLHRWYQPQRLFELAHLVVVDRPDHEDELPQAVRALVEGREARSGDELMQSPRGGWLRLALPSRLAISATHIRQCLLEERSVRYLLPLSVIEHIQMQGLYSGLRHCAVQRR, from the coding sequence ATGTTCGGCGGCACCTTCGATCCAGTGCATCACGGCCACTTGCGCAGTGCCGTCGAGCTGAGCGAGGCGCTGGGGCTCGATCGCCTGCACATGATTCCCGCCCATGTGCCGCCGCACCGCGAAGCGCCGGGGGTTTCCAGCGATCAGCGTCTGAGCATGCTGCGCCTGGGTGTCGAGGGTGCGCCGGGGCTCGTCGCCGACGATCGGGAGCTACGTCGGGAGGGGCCATCCTATTCCGTGGATACCCTGGCGAGTCTGCGAGAGGAGTACGGGCCGCGGGCGCGGCTGATCATGATGCTGGGCCATGATGCCTTTCTTTCCCTGCACCGCTGGTATCAGCCGCAGCGGCTTTTCGAGCTGGCGCATCTGGTGGTGGTGGACCGCCCGGATCATGAGGATGAGCTGCCGCAAGCGGTCAGAGCACTGGTCGAGGGTCGCGAGGCACGAAGCGGCGACGAGCTCATGCAATCCCCTCGGGGCGGCTGGCTGAGGCTGGCGCTCCCCAGCCGCCTGGCGATTTCCGCCACCCATATTCGCCAATGCCTGCTGGAAGAACGCAGCGTGCGCTATCTCCTGCCCCTTTCGGTGATTGAACATATCCAGATGCAAGGGCTCTATTCAGGACTTCGTCACTGTGCGGTCCAGCGCCGATGA
- a CDS encoding LysE family translocator, which produces MINPSLLSVFIPTFFLVSLTPGMCMTLSMILGMTLGVRRALWMMAGELLGVGLVATAAGAGVATLMLRHPALFVAFKWLGGAYLVYLGVMMWRSRGRMAIPLEGGEVPQASRRQLLLQGFVTAVANPKGWAFFIALLPPFLDPTLALAPQLAVLIAMILSIELTCLLLYAGGGRTASHLLAKGGNVRLLNRIAGILMVGVGLWLATG; this is translated from the coding sequence ATGATCAATCCGTCGTTATTATCGGTCTTTATTCCCACCTTTTTCCTGGTATCGCTGACCCCGGGCATGTGCATGACCCTGTCGATGATCCTGGGCATGACCCTGGGAGTGCGGCGCGCGCTGTGGATGATGGCAGGGGAACTGCTCGGTGTCGGACTGGTGGCGACGGCCGCCGGCGCCGGGGTGGCAACGCTCATGCTGCGCCATCCTGCCCTGTTCGTTGCCTTCAAATGGCTGGGCGGGGCTTATCTGGTCTATCTCGGCGTGATGATGTGGCGCTCCCGGGGGCGCATGGCGATTCCGCTGGAAGGTGGAGAGGTACCCCAGGCGTCCCGCCGACAGCTGCTGTTGCAGGGCTTCGTTACCGCGGTGGCCAATCCCAAGGGCTGGGCATTCTTCATCGCGCTGCTGCCGCCGTTTCTCGACCCGACACTTGCCCTGGCGCCCCAGCTGGCAGTGCTGATCGCGATGATCCTGAGTATCGAGCTGACCTGTCTGCTGCTTTATGCCGGTGGCGGGCGCACCGCCAGCCATCTGCTTGCCAAGGGCGGCAACGTGCGTTTGCTCAATCGTATCGCCGGCATTCTGATGGTCGGCGTGGGCCTGTGGCTGGCGACCGGCTGA
- the mrdA gene encoding penicillin-binding protein 2 translates to MPRPRHTLKNAHQEMQLIRVRSWVAALAVLVLIGVLASRLVYLQVMQHDVYITRSEKNRVRVEPLPPTRGLIFDRRGELLAENRPTYNLTLVRERADDLDATLELLAELLELPEKEIEAFRQRSRQRQRPYQPALLMSDLDARQIARLAVNRYRLPGVEVEGQLLRYYPDPEIMSHALGFVGRINTDELERLDSGNYAGTHFIGKTGVERFYEDALHGKAGLRKIETNARGRVLRELERSDPVPGQDLTLTLDKRMQQLAVDLLGGRRGSIVAIEPATGDILAMVSTPGFDSNQFVTGISVANYRELQDDIDLPLFNRATRGHYPPGSTIKPFMAIAGLSEGRITPRTTIRDPGYYQLPNDSRRYRNWLRWGHGRVDLERALEVSNNTYFYSLAHELGIDGISRQLRRFGFGERVAEDIYGESPGLLPSREWKRGRFDMPWYPGETLSAGIGQGYWQITPLQLASATALLANRGHRVPPHLAARVGDKEVRMDRTKIEPDIELADAGWWQDVIDGMEAVLSGREGTARRSGQGLKYRMAGKSGTAQVFSLGKDEKYNAEELAERLRDHALFMAFAPVEDPQIAVAVIVENAGGGSSHAAHLARAMTDKWLLDFKHLPRLQRAGNDNTSVTTQKTPGGVEG, encoded by the coding sequence ATGCCTAGACCTCGCCACACCCTGAAGAATGCTCATCAGGAAATGCAGCTGATTCGCGTACGCTCTTGGGTGGCGGCGCTGGCGGTGCTTGTATTGATCGGGGTGCTGGCGAGTCGGTTGGTCTATCTGCAGGTCATGCAGCACGATGTCTATATCACCCGCTCTGAAAAGAATCGGGTAAGAGTCGAGCCGCTGCCGCCCACCCGGGGGCTGATTTTCGATCGTCGCGGGGAGCTGCTGGCGGAGAATCGGCCCACCTACAACCTGACCCTGGTACGGGAGCGGGCCGACGATCTCGATGCCACTCTCGAACTGCTGGCGGAACTGCTGGAGCTTCCGGAGAAGGAGATCGAAGCCTTTCGTCAACGCTCGCGCCAGCGCCAGCGACCCTACCAGCCGGCGCTCTTGATGAGCGACCTGGATGCCCGGCAGATCGCGCGGCTCGCGGTCAATCGCTATCGGCTTCCCGGCGTCGAGGTCGAGGGGCAGCTGCTGCGCTACTATCCGGACCCCGAGATCATGTCCCACGCCCTGGGTTTCGTGGGGCGCATCAATACCGATGAACTCGAGCGGCTTGACTCGGGAAACTATGCCGGCACCCATTTTATCGGCAAGACCGGGGTCGAGCGCTTTTACGAAGACGCGCTGCACGGCAAGGCGGGGCTACGCAAGATCGAAACCAACGCCCGGGGCAGAGTATTGAGGGAACTCGAGCGTAGCGATCCCGTGCCCGGTCAGGATCTGACCCTGACCCTGGACAAGCGCATGCAGCAACTGGCGGTGGATCTGCTGGGCGGACGCCGAGGATCGATCGTCGCCATCGAACCCGCCACCGGCGATATCCTGGCCATGGTGTCGACGCCGGGCTTCGACAGCAATCAGTTCGTCACCGGCATCAGCGTGGCGAACTATCGCGAACTGCAGGACGACATCGATCTGCCGCTGTTCAATCGCGCCACCCGCGGCCACTACCCGCCAGGGTCGACGATCAAGCCCTTCATGGCCATCGCCGGCTTGAGCGAGGGTAGGATCACGCCGCGCACGACGATTCGTGATCCCGGTTACTATCAGTTGCCCAACGATTCTCGGCGCTATCGCAACTGGCTGCGCTGGGGGCACGGACGGGTCGATCTGGAGCGGGCGCTGGAAGTCTCCAACAACACCTATTTTTATTCACTGGCTCACGAACTGGGTATCGACGGTATTTCCCGCCAGCTGCGCCGCTTCGGATTCGGAGAGCGGGTCGCCGAGGATATCTACGGAGAAAGCCCGGGGCTGCTGCCTTCCCGGGAGTGGAAGCGCGGGCGCTTCGACATGCCCTGGTATCCCGGCGAGACCCTGTCCGCGGGTATCGGCCAGGGCTATTGGCAGATCACGCCGCTGCAGCTGGCCAGCGCCACGGCGCTGCTGGCCAATCGCGGGCATCGGGTACCGCCGCATCTGGCGGCCAGAGTCGGGGATAAAGAAGTGAGGATGGACAGGACGAAGATCGAGCCAGATATCGAACTGGCCGACGCTGGCTGGTGGCAAGATGTCATCGACGGCATGGAAGCCGTGTTGTCCGGCCGCGAAGGCACCGCCCGGCGCAGCGGACAAGGGCTCAAGTATCGCATGGCGGGCAAGTCCGGTACCGCCCAGGTGTTTTCCCTGGGCAAGGACGAGAAATACAACGCCGAGGAACTGGCGGAACGGTTGCGTGATCATGCGTTGTTCATGGCCTTCGCGCCGGTGGAAGATCCGCAGATCGCCGTGGCGGTGATCGTCGAGAACGCCGGTGGCGGCAGCAGTCACGCGGCGCATCTGGCCCGGGCCATGACGGACAAATGGCTGCTGGACTTCAAGCACCTGCCGCGGCTTCAGCGGGCAGGGAACGACAATACATCCGTAACGACGCAGAAAACTCCCGGGGGGGTCGAAGGCTGA